In Methylacidiphilum infernorum V4, a single window of DNA contains:
- a CDS encoding metal ABC transporter permease — translation MDIFSFDFFRRSLLAALLAGPTCALLGVITTSRGQAFFSDSLAHSTIAGYGFGLLLQLLFSRFWEASFSNVFISSFMFFYCLGISLVFLFFLNKTKLESDTLLSLIFTGSVSWGILILTKMVHYPLLESLLFGDINASSWTDIGMLGIVSLVSFFFLFKNMPGLLLVMIDENLAVSEGVQVKKLNYQTVILIGGVIALSLKLLGALLVSAMIVIPAATAKLLAWNFRSLLSLSLAYGCVGAVGGVVLSYYIDAMTGPTIGGFEMALLLLSFSLKNLFVKKR, via the coding sequence ATGGATATCTTTTCATTTGATTTTTTCAGGCGTTCCTTGTTGGCCGCGCTTTTAGCAGGACCTACGTGTGCTCTTTTAGGAGTAATAACGACATCCCGGGGACAGGCATTTTTCAGTGATTCCTTGGCCCATTCCACAATTGCCGGTTATGGATTTGGGCTTCTCCTTCAACTTCTCTTTAGTCGCTTTTGGGAAGCCAGTTTCTCCAACGTCTTTATCTCCTCTTTTATGTTTTTTTATTGTCTTGGGATCTCCTTGGTTTTTCTCTTTTTTTTAAACAAAACCAAGTTAGAGTCTGATACTCTTCTTTCCCTTATTTTTACGGGAAGTGTCTCTTGGGGGATTCTTATTTTGACCAAGATGGTCCATTATCCTTTGCTTGAATCTCTTCTCTTTGGAGATATCAATGCCAGTTCTTGGACCGATATCGGGATGCTTGGGATAGTGAGCCTGGTTTCATTTTTCTTTCTCTTTAAAAACATGCCTGGACTTTTGCTTGTAATGATCGATGAAAACTTGGCTGTCTCCGAAGGAGTGCAAGTCAAAAAACTCAATTACCAGACTGTTATTCTCATTGGAGGAGTTATCGCCCTGAGCCTTAAGCTGCTTGGAGCCCTCCTTGTGAGCGCAATGATCGTCATTCCAGCAGCAACGGCCAAATTGTTAGCTTGGAATTTTCGCTCCCTCCTTTCTTTGTCTCTTGCCTATGGATGTGTAGGCGCCGTAGGAGGGGTGGTTTTGTCCTATTATATAGATGCCATGACCGGTCCTACCATTGGTGGATTTGAAATGGCCCTGCTGTTGCTTTCTTTTTCATTAAAGAATCTTTTTGTAAAAAAAAGATAA
- a CDS encoding metal ABC transporter ATP-binding protein, whose translation MEIKTIKPIPLLQRDQKLLLKAENLSVSYNEESALEGISMEIEQGKIIALIGPNGAGKTTLLKCFAGIIKPNKGEIWRREGLIIGYLPQRPSIPRYLPVTVEEFVALRLGYFRFFDGLLGKRKSEEKVVEILKSFHAEGLRQRRLNELSGGELQKVMVASTLAKNPALLLLDEPLSGIDAVGGIEFDQLLHELKEKKAIGTILVSHDLQLVSHIADWVYFLNHRILTQGRPADVLQEKKLAAVYSLIHTQGKKG comes from the coding sequence ATGGAAATCAAAACGATTAAACCCATCCCATTGCTGCAGAGGGATCAAAAACTGCTTTTGAAGGCGGAAAATCTATCCGTTTCTTATAACGAAGAATCTGCTCTAGAGGGCATTTCCATGGAGATTGAACAAGGGAAAATCATTGCACTTATTGGTCCCAATGGAGCGGGAAAAACGACTCTTTTGAAATGCTTTGCAGGTATAATCAAGCCTAATAAAGGTGAAATCTGGCGCAGGGAGGGACTGATTATAGGCTATTTGCCTCAAAGGCCGTCCATTCCCCGTTACCTTCCCGTAACCGTTGAAGAATTCGTAGCTTTAAGACTCGGTTATTTTCGTTTTTTTGACGGCCTGTTGGGAAAGAGGAAAAGCGAGGAAAAGGTTGTCGAAATTTTAAAATCCTTCCATGCGGAAGGACTAAGACAGAGAAGGCTCAATGAGCTTTCTGGAGGAGAGCTGCAAAAGGTCATGGTGGCATCCACCCTCGCTAAAAATCCCGCTTTGTTGTTGCTGGATGAACCTCTCTCGGGGATAGACGCGGTCGGAGGGATAGAATTTGACCAGTTGCTTCATGAACTTAAAGAGAAAAAAGCGATTGGCACCATATTAGTCAGTCATGATCTGCAGCTTGTATCCCATATCGCCGATTGGGTTTATTTTTTAAATCACCGGATTCTTACCCAAGGAAGACCTGCAGACGTCCTCCAGGAAAAGAAACTGGCTGCCGTCTATAGCCTTATCCACACCCAAGGGAAAAAGGGATAA
- a CDS encoding metal ABC transporter substrate-binding protein — MSLNRNGVFKIPFWGKAALCFSLVLFLSLSSGLAQLKVLTSIAPLYCFCINVGGEYVSVKNLFVMGADPHENALTAKQLQQIQDSDLIVVNGLGMESWVDRVLSPGEKASKLVVSTAGISPLPASGYQPGVGLAKGEYAFNPHVWLDPNLAGVQLLNISKALGQKDPLHKEIFERNTRLYLSKLKEIDRLYQQKLGAVPSKKAFFYNDAFMYLAKRYGIVVAGIVEECGEKGGPSPRRLASILSAMKKERIPFFYTPFSNIALVREIQRESQTRSGEIDGMESSELHPLMYENISKKNLAVFLDVFGGIILSLKRGF, encoded by the coding sequence ATGTCCTTGAATAGAAATGGAGTCTTTAAAATTCCTTTTTGGGGAAAGGCCGCTCTATGCTTTTCTCTTGTTTTATTTCTATCTCTTAGCTCCGGCTTGGCTCAACTGAAGGTGCTGACTTCTATTGCTCCCCTTTATTGCTTTTGTATCAATGTTGGAGGAGAATATGTGTCCGTAAAAAATCTATTTGTCATGGGTGCAGACCCTCATGAAAATGCGCTGACGGCTAAACAGCTTCAGCAGATTCAAGATAGCGATCTTATTGTTGTCAATGGGTTGGGAATGGAAAGCTGGGTTGATCGTGTCTTAAGTCCAGGAGAAAAAGCAAGTAAGCTTGTGGTTTCGACTGCGGGTATTTCTCCTCTGCCTGCGAGCGGGTATCAGCCGGGAGTCGGTCTAGCCAAAGGGGAATATGCTTTCAATCCTCACGTGTGGTTGGATCCCAATCTTGCCGGCGTTCAGCTTTTGAACATCTCCAAGGCCTTGGGCCAAAAAGATCCTCTTCATAAAGAGATATTTGAAAGGAATACCCGGCTTTATCTTTCAAAACTAAAGGAAATCGATCGGTTGTATCAACAGAAGTTGGGAGCCGTCCCTTCCAAAAAGGCATTTTTTTACAATGATGCTTTTATGTACCTGGCAAAACGCTACGGGATAGTCGTCGCCGGGATCGTTGAAGAGTGCGGGGAGAAGGGTGGTCCTTCTCCGAGGAGACTTGCCTCAATTTTGAGTGCGATGAAAAAGGAAAGAATCCCCTTTTTCTACACCCCTTTTTCTAACATCGCCCTGGTTAGGGAAATCCAGAGAGAGAGTCAAACCCGCTCTGGAGAAATAGATGGCATGGAAAGTTCTGAACTGCATCCCTTGATGTATGAAAATATTTCAAAGAAAAACCTCGCCGTTTTTTTGGACGTCTTTGGAGGAATTATCCTTTCTTTGAAGAGAGGTTTTTAA